ATCCTCATCCTACTCAAAATGATAGGGTGCTTGGGTCAGAAACAATATACAGACATCACACCTCGATCAAAGGGGCCAAAGATTTTAAGAAAAGTTCATTGAAAGGGGTATGGGTATCCTTCCTCCATCCCACATCTGTGTCCATCATATTACAGTGTCTAGTAAAAACTCGTATGTACATGTTCGGCAATGCCATGCCGTCTATATGCAAAGGCTCAACACCCTCACAAGTTCTAGTAAATAACAAAAACCCTCCAGTCTTATACCCAGTACAAGAAATTCATTTTTTTCcaatttttttcttttttttactccttcttggtggtcttcttcttgaagctcttcttAGGCATACGCGCAAGCCAGTAGATGAACAGCGCAGCAcccatgttgaagatgatgtacACCCACAGAAGACCAAAGTTGCGCCATCGGTCGGCATAGTCGATGTTGACGCCGGCGAGGTATGTGTTGGTGTACTGGACAGTGCAGAACTCGCAGTTGGAGGTGGCATCGGGGTCAACGAAGTAACCGCCGACAGCCTTGATATAGTCACCCATGTACTCAGTACAGGTTGAACCGTTGGGTGGTGTGATGGGTACGAGTTCGTTGCTGGCGCAGGTGACTTCCGTATTGGCGACACCTGTTGCTAACATGCCTCCGACTAGATATGTGAACGGGGACACGTAGTACATGAACTTCCAGAAGCCGGGCAGAGTTCCCTTGGGAGCGAGGACACCACAGAAAATCAGGCAGAGCATGAACAGCAGGTTAGCAACGTTGGCACCACCCTCAGCTGTTTCGAATCCAGCAATGATCATAGTCGAGAAAGTAGCGGTAAAGATGAGGAAAGCCAACAGTAACAAGAACATAAGGGCACCGCGTTCGGTAGTTTGACCGGCGTCAGCAGCGTTGTTGTAAAGACCGACAGGGTAGTACCAGCCAAAGAACATGATAACAGCCATCAAACTATTCCAAGGCAATTCAACGATAATCTGCGCCAGCATGAAGATCTTCCACGAGTAGACCTTGGAAGGACGCTCACGAACCTCGTAGAGGGAACGCTGAATGACAAATTGAGGCATAGACTGTTGTACTAGTTGACCGAAGATAGTGAgcaagttgaagatggcgaaCATCTGGTTCTGAAGACCCTGAATACTGTTGGGGGCTCGGAAGAAGACGAAACCGATGAAGAGAGCGACGAGAGAGCAGAGAGCAGCCTTGGAGTAGATGTAAACGGGAGTACGCCAGTACTGTTGGAAAACACGGAAGAGGACTTCCTTGAGTTGGACCATGAAGGGAGCAGCGAACTCGCGGTAGCTACCGTCATCGACGTCGGTATCCTCAACACCCTGCTTCTCACGCTTGATACGCTCGAGTTCGGCCTGGACTTCCTGATATTCGGGGCTGTCGCGCCAGGTCTGGAACCAGTCGAGTTCGGTGTGAGATCCGGGAGCAGCACCAATAACTTCCAACATCCATTCAGCAGGGTTAGCCTCAGGGGGGCAGGCGTGTCCACCGTAACGCTCAAAGTAGCTGGTCATGGTCTTGGAGTTCTCGCCGATATCACCAAAGTAGACAGTCTTGCCACCCTTAGCCAGGAACAGGAGTCGATCGAAACGTTGGAACAACATGGCAGAGGGCTGATGAATAGTGCAGAGAATGGCTTGGCCGGCGTttgtcaacttctcaagaagatccaaaATGGCCCAAGAGGTTTGAGAATCGAGACCAGATGTAGGCTCGTCGACGAAGAGCAGCAGAGGAGGCTTGGCAGCAAGTTCGACACCGATAGTAAGACGCTTACGTTGCTCGACGTTGAGACCTTCACCAGGAACACCAACCACGGCATCGGCATATTCTTCCATatcgagaagcttgataACCTGTTCCACATAGTCGAGCTTCTCCTGCCTGGGGACGTGAGCGGGCTGGCGCAGGAGGGCACTAAAGTTGAGGGCCTCTCGGACTGTCGAGGTCTGAAGATGGAGATCCTGTTGCTGAACATAACCGGTCTTGCGCTGGAAGGACATGTCTCGAGGGTTACCATCGACCAACATCTCGCCTGTGATAACACCCATAGAAGTACGGTCGGCCAAACAATCAAGCAGAGTGGTTTTACCAGCACCAGAAACACCCATAAGGGCTGTCAGGGTACCAGGTTTGACCCAACCATCGACGTGATCCAAAATTTTACGGGTTTcgtccttgatcttgacctcATAGCAAACATCATGCCACTGGAAGACTGAGGTCTGTTCCTGGAGCATACCGCCATCCTTGTTGGTTCGGCTTCGAGTGCGTTCAGCAGTGACAACGGGACCAATGTGAGCCATAGCAGCCTCAGGGTCGCTatgcttcttctcagcattgGCAACGGCAGCAGGCTTGTGACCGCGTCGGTAGACCAAGACTTCACCCTTGGACTTCTTCTCGGAAACGAGTTCAGCAGCAACCATGTAGGTGAAAGTGAAGAGAACGATCCATGCGATAACGATACCAAAGTTGCGCCAGCGGTTCTCCCATCTGTATCCAAACTGCAGCTCGGCGTAGCGGTCACCGTTCACTGCAGCTCGTCCAGGTTCAGCACCAACAGCACTGCATACACGGTTCTCCGATGCAACATCGGCATATCCGGGAACCGAAGGGTTAGGAACGAACTCGTTGCAAGTGTAGTCTCGGTTGTGGAATTCGTTGACGACGACAGCCTCGAAAGCATAGGCGATTGGGTCGATCCAGTATAGCCATTTGCACCATCCAAGCATATAACGCTTTGGAATGACGAAACCAGTAAAGATGACAAGATCCAGAATGAGAATGGCGGCGGGGACAAGAGCCTGGAACAAACTACGAGTAGCAGACGCAATGGTACGGAAGATCATGGACATGACCAAAACCACAACGAAAGAcatgagaatgaagaagaagaaggccccTGGCTCGCGTTTGAGGTTTGTCATGAAATAAAGCGTAATGTTGAAAACGATCGTATTGGCGATTTTGTACGGCATGTCGCACAGCATCGAAGATATAGCTTCTGCAGACGGATGATATAATGCATAACGACTATGTTTTTCAACAATTGGACGTTGCGCGTACAGGGCCAGAATCTGAAACTGTCAGTATTGGTCAAGAGTGAGATTGGAGTAAAGCTTACCTCGAGAGCACTTGCGAAAGCGTTCATCAAAACAGCAAAGAACAGGAGAGCACCACGCTGGAAGAAACTGCTTGAAGTTTCATCCAGGTTGTAGAAGACGGAACCGATAATAAGAGCCATAACGAAGTTACCAATAAGAGAGCCAACAGTGATACCCGGATCACCCTTGAGTCGCAGCCATCCACGCCACAAACAAAGCTGAATCTGCTGGGAGTAGGAGAGAGTGTAGGGAGACTTGACGCGCTGTCGCTTAGCCTGCTGAGCCTGCTTAGAAGCACGGAAAGCCTCGGCGTCGGGGCCGTTAATTGGGTGAGCGACCTTGTAGtcctcaatctcagcctGCAGAGCCTTGTACTCGGCGCTGTTTCTCCAAGCGGTAGCAAACTCATCAGGGAGTTCGAGGAACCCTGCCCCTTGAAACCATCACGAACAATTCGCTCGTTAGGAGCAGTCATGGAAGTAAGGAAATCAGGGGTGGTCTGGCGAGCAGGGCACTCGAAACCCAGGTTAATAAAGTACTGCTTAGCAGCGTCAGCGCGGCCAAAGAAGATTTGTCGACCTTCGTAGATGACGGTGGCCTTGTCAAACAGGTCATAAGCACTCTGAGGCGATTGGTAGATGGACACAACAGCGGTGTTGTTGAAAAGCTCGGTTTGAAGACGAAGAGTCTTGCAGAATTCGATGGCGTTGGCGGAGTCGAGACCTCGAGTTGAGTTATCCCAGCACTGCAGAGGAGCACCAGACAAAGCTGCCTCAGAAATGGTAACACGCTTGCGCTCACCACCCGAGACACCACGGATGTACTCGTTACCAACGCGGGTATTGACGGTGTGAGAAATACCAAACATAGCCATGACGACATCTCGGAGGTGATCGGCAAAGTCGTTTCTGTTCAAGCCCTGGGGAAGCTGACGGGGCTGTCGAGCTCGGGCAGCGAATGTGAGGGTATCGCCAACAGACAGCATAGGGAAGTGAACATCAATCTCGGCGGTGTAGATAGCCTCACCGCGGTGGTGGGAGTGCATCTCCTTGGCGGTCATACCTGTGGCGCATTATGTTAGAGATACTGGTTACTTGGGCGCATGTAGGTGCAAGTTGTGTTGCACGCGACAAGCCCGTTGCTGATCGCAATAAAAGATCGAGTCTCGTGGAACCAAAACTCCCCTTTTGTGCGAAAGTTGCAATTCGACTCACCTTGGTAGTTGAAGTAAGACCCCTCATCGACGTAGATACCGTTGAGTTCACCAGCGATGGTCTTGAGCGTGGTGGAGCAACCAGCACCAGGAGGTCCAAGGACGACAAGCATTTCGCCCTTGTgcacaacaccatcaaagtTGCGCAAGATATCAATGCGCTGTCGCTTGCGACCAGTGACTCTTCCGACGAGGTCGCTCAGAGAGAGCCACACGTTTGCGACATCGCCCTGGTAATCGCTAGCACCACCATAACCGTAAACATTGAGGTTCTGGTAGCAAACACCAGCAGATCGGAAACCAGCGCCGTCCTGGTGAACTAATTCCACGACAGACTTTGCCCATTCGCGAGCGTTAAAGTTGGGAGAGTTGGGGTTAAGAGGTGAATCCTCGCCGGCCTGGAAAGGATTCTGTCCATTGGGGTGAGTGCCAGAGGCATGTGAATAAGAGCGAGCGAGGGCCTGAACAATAGAGGTTCTTCGCTCCATCTCTGaatcttcgtcttcctcatctttaCCCAAAGTGTCGGcaggtgatgatgagggcTTCTCGTTGATCGCTTCGTCGTCGGTGTGCTTGTCAGCAGCAGGCACATTGTTACCAGTTGAGCCTGCGCCTGGAGCACCCTGCCTTGCAGCAGTGGCGTCGTTATTAGCGTTGATCCCGTAGAGCGCCGACATGATGAATTGTGACGGCCGAATCTACTTGGGATTCTCGCAATTGAGTTTCGAGGTTGGTCAGTGATACCCCAGTGACTGCAGGATTTCGTATTTCGTATCGGGGTTGTGAGTTGAGTGTGGAACGTTGTTTGATATGCGAATTGGTAGTCGAGTATTGACGGAGACCAATTCaaacaaaacaacaagaaaagaaaaggtaTTAAAAGGCAGGTATTAAGGATCGACAATGAATAGACAGCCGATCAAAAGGGAGTAAGCAGTCCCGTAAAGAGGCGTGTAAGAAAGAGGACCCTGGACAATGCAAAACAAAACAGGAGGGAGGTCAGGAGAATATGTAAAATATGAACGAGCTCTCACTCTCTCAGTTCGTCATGTCCTCCGTCGGTAAGCTAACCTAACAGATGAATGGAGATAAACTCGCGTGGATCGTCCAAGCAAAGGTCCACCTGTCGGCTAAGCCCGAAACTGAAGTGTAGACGACAAGGGGTGTACACGCCCAGGTAGGTAATTCTAGCGCAGCTTTTTGGAAGTGCAAGCGGGTGCGGCTGCAAGCCTCTGTAGGGGTTGTTTCTCACTGGGTTGGCTGTCAACGATTTACTGGCGGCCGCTCCAAGTGCCTCACTCTCTAGTGATTGCTGTATTTAACCTCTTTTCTTCGCTTTCACACTCAAACTGACTCAAGATATCGCCATGATATTCCAAGTTTTCAGTCCGCAACAGTTGATCATACTCGTCAATGTGTCAACGCCGTAACAAAGTCCGCAGTTCTTATCCACTACGCCTCTTCATCTCGCCGGCATTAAGAAACAATTTGCCCTTTCGCACACTACCAACAACCCGACCCGATACGCAATGACAATTTAGGCAATCATAGAGGGGTGCGCTGTTGAGTCAAATCATCACAGTGCCTGTTCACAGCGTCtgagagtgagggtgagaGACAATTCTTGGCGGATAACGGGTACCTTCAAACTCCGACACTCCAGGCCATTTAAGCGAGAGATGATTCCGGGAATGGCAGCGAATTGCATACATGCCCCACTACTAACTCCGCGCTCCTAGTGCTCGTACCCCTGGATGCCATGTTATTCGTCGTATTACACTCGCATAGAAATGATTCTGACTGGTAGCGTAACTGTGAGCCATTATGATTTAACATTGCGTTAGAGGCTCACCTAAGCCACAACCATCAGAATTCGACTTTCTGGTGATCATCAAACGGTCAGTATTGGTTCTTGAATATTCGCATCCGACCCTCTCTTGAAACATGACACTGGAGAACTCTATCTCGACTAACACAGCTAATCTCATCTTCTACCACGCTACATCAAACCCTATTTGTCGCGCTTCCTTATCCACCAAGAGCCCTACAAGATCTAAATGATAATATTATCTCCCTTGTAAGGAGCGGTGATCAGAAACTATTATTTCAAACAAGGACAGATCTCTCCGATCTTCTCCGCAACGATAAAAAACTTTGTTTTCATATCCCAACTTCAAACAGGTTGCGAAACCGCGTATTCATCATTCGGGTCGTTGCAAAAACCCGTCGGCCGATAGCCAATTACACGTTACAGCGGATGGAAGATCCCCCGGTAAGACACCTCTGATTGGACAATGCGCAATTATGTTGGTGGTGACAGTCTCACGTATTCGAGTTCTGTGCCGGAAAATACACTCCCTTTTCTCTGagcctttttcttctcgcCAAACGATCCGACAGGATGGTTAATTCTCATAAAGCTTGGCCGTCAGCGCCAGGATTCTCGTTGTTGATCAGATCCATCGATAAACACCAACGCACGGCTAATGTTCGTTGTTAGTGGTGGCTTGAGCTTACTCCGTATTTCTATCGGGGTCTTCCAAGGACCCGACAACCCGTCCGCCCCCCGTCCACACGGCCCGCTAGTCAGCTTGAAATGTCAAGGGCTTTTTTTCAGTTGCTGAGTCAATTTTGACCCCTTTGTTACTATTGTGGGGTGATTGCGATCCTTGATGAGACAGCAGCAGTGATGGCTGCGTCTTCTGTTGCAATCGAACCTACGCGTATATATCAAGCAgggttttcttgcttcctgGCGAATGCTAAAAATTGATGGTTTTGCTTCTTGTGGCTAGTGACTGGGGAGCATGTGAGCAAGTTTCTTCAACGATGTAGCGTGTTTTGGGAGCAGCGAGTCGCAAATAAGCCTATTTAAATCTGATATTCATCCCCAAGTTGAGCAAACATGGCTTGACAAGACTTGGGTACATTGATATCTTGATGCATGTTCAAACGTCGCAATAGAAATTATTTCTAGATAATTCTATTTTGATCGGTACAATCGAGATCCGATCACGCTTGACGATCATGTCTCATTTCCTGTCCATTGTTACCTTGGCACTCAACTTCTGGCCACAAACGAGTTTATATCCGATCTTCATCGGCTCTAAAAGGCAAATACAACCTCGAATTTTCATCTGAAACTTCATAACCATTCTgccatctcaacctcaatctcTGACTGAACCCATGGTACAACGGAATGTCAAGACCCATACGTCTAATTACACCTCACACCACGCGCCACGAATCCGAAAGCGACTTTTGCGACCGTAAGATGAAAAGACCCTCAAATCTTACACCATTAAACGGTCCCTGCAGGCCCAACGTTCCTCAAGCAAGGGCTTGGTCGATCATTAACGAGGTCCACTACAAAGTCCGCTCCGCATCGTGAATGTGCTCCAATGTGCTCAACAACACGGAAGCTGCGCATGCTAGTGCCAAACCATAAGATTTTAAACATTGCGATACGTCTTTGTCTTACGCTGTGATTGAATTGCAGGTGGGCAAGGCAGGGGTAAGAAGCTGACCGGATAATGTTCATCCGTAAGCCATTGGCCGCGTGTGTGCTTACTGCAGGATGTGTTCAGTGTGAATGCGTGTGCTGTCATGGTATTTTGGCTGTTTATTAAAAGTTTCCGGGTTGAATCCTTCGGAGACTTATATGGACATTTTGTGTTGTCCGTGATAAATTGACGAAGACCCTACATAGCGCGTTACAGTCTGCAGAAAGACGAACAGCTGAGTGATGGGAATATAAAGGCGAACCCAAAGGTTTTTCTGAGAAGTAAGTGAAAAGGACTTTTAGCCAAGATTCTTGTGAGGGACCTATTGACAGTTTGGCGGTGGAGGTGGTGTTTTGTGAAGTTAGGCATGGTGTAGTATCTTGTTCAAAACCACAACAATTGACAAGATTTCTCAACTACATGCTGCGATTGTATCATTTTCTCATCCGTGTAAAATGGACCTGGAGAACTGTGGTCATGTTTGATGTTGACCATGTTTTGGTAGCAATTTCCTGCAAACCTGAAGGTAACTCATTGTCTCGATGTTTCCACGAGATATCATAACAAACCACAGAGACACACCAAACTTAAAATCACATCTTAATAAGACATCTGATCTAATAGAGAAACAGCAAATATATATGCATACATACGTATACGTGAAACTTCATAAGAACGTGTTTCGTTTCTCATCTTGAAACATCTAGCTAACCTAGAGCTGCTCAACGCCAAATCTGTCTATAACAGAAGTACTTCTGGCCAGAAGAATGTCATCCACTTAAACTTCCGTTCTTGATTATTTACAATTCATTTAAACAAGATAGTCGTTTGTTTAAGGTGCAATAAGGGCCGCGACTGAACAAGACGTTGAGGATCTCTGTAAACCCATCCAAAAGTTCACTTCATAGCTGTGGAAACTCCGTCGGAAGTTGTTACGAATAAATACCATGGTTTAGCAATTGACACCAAGGCATTTTATAAAGCTGAAGGTCTGATAACCTGTACGTTTTGTGTGAGTTCCTACTTACACCAGCTTGTCTGTGTTGGAACTGAGAAGCGAGATACATGAATACTTCTAGGACCTGTGACTTCTCCCTCGACGTGTCCTTTGAATGCACTTATTCGATTATAAGCCCTGATATGTCTATTGAATGGAGATGTTCTGAAACATATAGAGGGGCGAATGTGAGCTATCTACCGAAATACCACAAAGGATCACAAGAGGAATTCATTACCAGTCCCCAGGAACAGCAATAGTTTGGCATTTGAACTGCAAATTTGAAACGCAAGAGTGGTATTTCAGTCATAAGGATATC
The window above is part of the Fusarium oxysporum f. sp. lycopersici 4287 chromosome 8, whole genome shotgun sequence genome. Proteins encoded here:
- a CDS encoding ATP-binding cassette, subfamily G (WHITE), member 2, PDR — encoded protein: MSALYGINANNDATAARQGAPGAGSTGNNVPAADKHTDDEAINEKPSSSPADTLGKDEEDEDSEMERRTSIVQALARSYSHASGTHPNGQNPFQAGEDSPLNPNSPNFNAREWAKSVVELVHQDGAGFRSAGVCYQNLNVYGYGGASDYQGDVANVWLSLSDLVGRVTGRKRQRIDILRNFDGVVHKGEMLVVLGPPGAGCSTTLKTIAGELNGIYVDEGSYFNYQGMTAKEMHSHHRGEAIYTAEIDVHFPMLSVGDTLTFAARARQPRQLPQGLNRNDFADHLRDVVMAMFGISHTVNTRVGNEYIRGVSGGERKRVTISEAALSGAPLQCWDNSTRGLDSANAIEFCKTLRLQTELFNNTAVVSIYQSPQSAYDLFDKATVIYEGRQIFFGRADAAKQYFINLGFECPARQTTPDFLTSMTAPNERIFATAWRNSAEYKALQAEIEDYKVAHPINGPDAEAFRASKQAQQAKRQRVKSPYTLSYSQQIQLCLWRGWLRLKGDPGITVGSLIGNFVMALIIGSVFYNLDETSSSFFQRGALLFFAVLMNAFASALEILALYAQRPIVEKHSRYALYHPSAEAISSMLCDMPYKIANTIVFNITLYFMTNLKREPGAFFFFILMSFVVVLVMSMIFRTIASATRSLFQALVPAAILILDLVIFTGFVIPKRYMLGWCKWLYWIDPIAYAFEAVVVNEFHNRDYTCNEFVPNPSVPGYADVASENRVCSAVGAEPGRAAVNGDRYAELQFGYRWENRWRNFGIVIAWIVLFTFTYMVAAELVSEKKSKGEVLVYRRGHKPAAVANAEKKHSDPEAAMAHIGPVVTAERTRSRTNKDGGMLQEQTSVFQWHDVCYEVKIKDETRKILDHVDGWVKPGTLTALMGVSGAGKTTLLDCLADRTSMGVITGEMLVDGNPRDMSFQRKTGYVQQQDLHLQTSTVREALNFSALLRQPAHVPRQEKLDYVEQVIKLLDMEEYADAVVGVPGEGLNVEQRKRLTIGVELAAKPPLLLFVDEPTSGLDSQTSWAILDLLEKLTNAGQAILCTIHQPSAMLFQRFDRLLFLAKGGKTVYFGDIGENSKTMTSYFERYGGHACPPEANPAEWMLEVIGAAPGSHTELDWFQTWRDSPEYQEVQAELERIKREKQGVEDTDVDDGSYREFAAPFMVQLKEVLFRVFQQYWRTPVYIYSKAALCSLVALFIGFVFFRAPNSIQGLQNQMFAIFNLLTIFGQLVQQSMPQFVIQRSLYEVRERPSKVYSWKIFMLAQIIVELPWNSLMAVIMFFGWYYPVGLYNNAADAGQTTERGALMFLLLLAFLIFTATFSTMIIAGFETAEGGANVANLLFMLCLIFCGVLAPKGTLPGFWKFMYYVSPFTYLVGGMLATGVANTEVTCASNELVPITPPNGSTCTEYMGDYIKAVGGYFVDPDATSNCEFCTVQYTNTYLAGVNIDYADRWRNFGLLWVYIIFNMGAALFIYWLARMPKKSFKKKTTKKE